The sequence GGCTCGCTGGTGGTGGAGATGGAAGGGCGCGAGGTCGAGGTGCGGCAGGGCGAGGCCCTGCTGGTGCCCGCGGGCGTGAAGCACCGTCCCCGGTGCCGGAACAACGCGCTGGGCCTGGTGGTCGAGACCAAGGGACTGCAGAAGCAGATGGACCCGCAGGTCTAGCTCCAGGCCGGGATGTGCCAGGGAAGCAGGAAGGGCGGCCCCGCGGCCGCCCTTCTTCATGTCGCATCGCGTCCGGCAGTGCTCAGCTCTGGCCGCCGCCGATCATCTTCTCGATCCACATCACGTCGCCGCGACTGCCGATGTACAGCGGCACCCGCATGTGCAGTTCGTCGGGCACGATGTCGAGGACCGGGCCGTGCCCGTCGCTGGCGTAGCCGCCGGCGTTCTCGGCCACGAGGGCCAGCGGCGCCGCTTCGCACATGAGGCGCAGCTTGCCGCCCGGCTTGTCGAGCGTGGGCGGGTAGAGGAAGACGCCGCCGTAGAGCAGGTTGCGGTGGAAGTCGGCGACGAGCGACCCGATGTAGCGCGAGGTCTTGCCGGGCACCTTGTGGCCGCCGTTGTTGGCGGCATCGCGCCCGTATTTCAACTGGCGAACCGTCTCGCGCACCTCGGGCGACCACTTCGGCTCGTTGCCCTCGTTCACGGAGTAGATGCCGCCCTCGAACGGGGTGGTGATGTGCTCGTGGCTGAGAAGGAACTCGCCGATGCTCGGGTCGAGCGTGAAGCCGTGCACGCCGTGCCCGGCCGTGTAGACGAACATGGTGCTCGAACCGTAGATGACGTAACCGGAGGCCACCAGTTGCCGACCGGGCTGGAGCAGGTCGGCCGGTCCCACCTTGTTGAGGAACGAGCGGCGCTTCCAGATGCCGAAGATGGTGCCCACCGAGACGTTGGCATCGATGTTCGAGCTGCCGTCGAGCGGGTCGAAGATGACCACGTAATTGTGCGACCCGGGACCGACCTCGTTGAACACGGGGTCGGCCATCTCCTCGCTGCCCATGATGCAGACCTGGCCGCGCGTTCCCAGGCATTTCAGGAGGACGGCGTTGGCGTAGTCATCCAGCTTCTGGACGGTCTCGCCCTGCACGTTCGACTCGCCGGTGGCGCCGAGGATGTCGACCAGCCCGGCCTTGGTCACCTCGCGGCTGACGATCTTGGCGGCGAACGTGATGTCGTTCAGGAGCCCGGTGAAGTCGCCGCTGGCTGCGGGATGCAGTTTCTGCAACTCGAGGATGTGCGCCTCGATGGTCTGGAGGATACGGGGGGATTGGGTCATGATCCCTTCCTGGTGGGGCGGTCCTGAAGGGCGCCGGAACGGCGGGCCGGCCAGGGCCTGGTGCGGGGCGATTCCGGGTCCGGACACGGAACGCCGAATATGTGACATCCATTGTAACACCTTGCCAGCAAACAACAACCATCTTCTTGCGCGGAACCGGGCCGTTTGCCATCGTCGAGGCAACTCTCAACGGGCACCCGCCAGGCCCCGTCCTTCCGGAGGCGACACTATGTCCGACGTCATGTTCACGATCCCCGAGCCCCGCAACGAACCCGTGCTCGGCTACCTGCCAGGCTCGCCCGAGAAGGCCGAGTTGAAGGCAGCGCTCCAGGCCATGGCCTCCGAGCAGGTGGAGATCCCGCTGTTCATCGGCGGACAGGAAGAGCGCACCGGGCGGCTGGCCGACTGCGTGATGCCGCACGATCACGCGCACAAGCTCGGCAGCTACCACAAGGCCGAGGAGAAGGAAGTTAAGGCCGCGATCCAGGCGGCCGAGAAGGCCCGCCCGGGCTGGGCGGCCATGCCGTTCCAGCAGCGCGCCGCCATCCTGCTGAAGGCCGCCGACCTGCTGGCCGGGCGCAAGCGGATGCTCCTTAACGCCGCGACGATGCTCGGCCAGAGCAAGACGGCATTCCAGGCCGAGATCGACTCGGCGGCCGAGTTGATCGACTTCTGGCGCTACAACCCGCATTTCGCCGAGCAGATCATGCGTGAACAGCCGCGCAGTTCGCCCGGGCACCTGGAACACCCTCGAGCAGCGGCCGCTCGACGGCTTCGTCTTCGCGGTGACGCCGTTCAATTTCACGAGCATCGCCGGCAACCTGCCGACGGCGCCGGCATTGATGGGCAACACGGTGGTGTGGAAGCCCGCATCGAGTTCGGTGCTGAGCGGCTGGGTGATCATGAACATCCTGCGCGAAGCAGGGCTGCCCGACGGCGTGATCAACTTCGTGCCCGGCAGCGGCGGCCAGGTCGGCAACCCCGTGATGGCGGCGCCCGAACTGGGCGGCGTTCACTTCACCGGCTCGACCAGCGTCTTCCACGACATGTGGCGCACGATCGGCGGCAACATCGCCAAATACGGCTGCTACCCGCGGCTGGTGGGCGAGACGGGCGGCAAGGACTTCATCTTCGCGCACCCGAGCGCCGACGTCGAAGCGCTCGCCACGGCGATGGTCCGCGGCGCCTTCGAGTACCAGGGCCAGAAGTGCAGCGCGGCGAGCCGCGCCTACATTCCCGAGAGCATCTGGCCGCAGGTGAAGGAGCGGCTGCTGGCCGACATCGCTTCCCTGCGCATGGGCGACGTGAGCGATTTCCGCACCTTCATGGGCGCGGTCATCGACAAGGGCGCCTTCAACGACATCAAGGGCTTCATCGACAGGGCGAAGGAAGCGAAGGGCAAGGCGCGCATCCTGGCCGGCGGCGGCTGCGATGCCACGACGGGGTTCTTCATCGAGCCCACCGTGATCGAAGCGCTCGATCCGCTGTACGAGACGATGGTCGAGGAGATCTTCGGGCCGGTGCTGACGCTGCACGTCTACGCCGACAAGGACCTCCTGAAGATGCTCACGATCTGCGACCGCTCGGCCACGTACGCGCTGACCGGCGCGATCTTCGCGCAGGACCGCGCCGCGATCATCCAGATGAAGGATGCCTTGCAGGGCGCCGCCGGGAACTTCTACATCAACGACAAGCCCACCGGGGCCGTGGTGGGGCAGCAGCCGTTCGGCGGCAGCCGCGCCTCGGGCACGAACGACAAGGCGGGCAGTTACCTGAACCTGATCCGCTGGGTGAGTCCGCGGTCGGTCAAGGAGACGTTTGACCCGCCGCGTGCCTATCCGTATCCCTACATGTCCGAAAGGTAGCCGCCCCGCAGACGCGGCTGCCCGAAGGGCGAACAAGGCGAGGGGCGGCAATCCTGCCGTCCCTCGTTGTTTTGGCGGCGGTGGAACCGGTGACGGGGCGCCCGGAACGGATTCGCGGAAGTCCAGCGAGGCGGAGCAGGGTGGTGCCGGAGGTGGGGCTCGAACCCACACGTCCCGAAGGACACTGGATTTTGAGTCCAGCGCGTCTGCCAGTTCCACCACTCCGGCACCGAAGGGGAGGGCCGGGCCGCGCCCAGGGGCGACCACCGGCGACCGGGGGATTTAACCCGCCGGAGGCCGCGAAGTCAAGGCGGCCGAAATGTTTGACACACACCGGGCCGATGCTATATTTGCGCCCGGTCGCATCAGGTGGGGCCATAGCTCAGCTGGGAGAGCGCTTGCATGGCATGCAAGAGGTCAGGGGTTCGATC comes from bacterium and encodes:
- a CDS encoding cupin domain-containing protein, whose protein sequence is MPKFSVLKMARGLSQVFRPVELTDIDGRYHAFIVRYSGDYITHAHDKDEFVYILEGSLVVEMEGREVEVRQGEALLVPAGVKHRPRCRNNALGLVVETKGLQKQMDPQV
- the fbp gene encoding class 1 fructose-bisphosphatase — its product is MTQSPRILQTIEAHILELQKLHPAASGDFTGLLNDITFAAKIVSREVTKAGLVDILGATGESNVQGETVQKLDDYANAVLLKCLGTRGQVCIMGSEEMADPVFNEVGPGSHNYVVIFDPLDGSSNIDANVSVGTIFGIWKRRSFLNKVGPADLLQPGRQLVASGYVIYGSSTMFVYTAGHGVHGFTLDPSIGEFLLSHEHITTPFEGGIYSVNEGNEPKWSPEVRETVRQLKYGRDAANNGGHKVPGKTSRYIGSLVADFHRNLLYGGVFLYPPTLDKPGGKLRLMCEAAPLALVAENAGGYASDGHGPVLDIVPDELHMRVPLYIGSRGDVMWIEKMIGGGQS